Within Neomonachus schauinslandi unplaced genomic scaffold, ASM220157v2 HiC_scaffold_3563, whole genome shotgun sequence, the genomic segment CTTTGGGCGTCTTCCTCGCAGCGCCCGCGGGCCCGGGAGCAGCGCAGGCGCGGAGCCCGGGGGGCCTCGAGTGCCAGCCCGGAAGTCCGCGCGGCCGACGGTGGCGGGAGCTGTGCGGGCGGCGTGCGCGGCCGCGTGGGCCATGGGGCGGCGGGCGCGGGGCCGGCggctccagcagcagcagcagcagcagcagcggccgACGCGCGCGGAGAACGGCGCCGAGGGCGGCGGCAAGCGTCAAGAGGCGGTAGGACCCGGGGCGCGGGCGGGCAGGGGCCCCGTCCGTCTTCCGGCGGCCGCGGCCTGCGGGACGGAGCGGGGAGGCTTCTCCGGCCCTGGGTAGACGCGTCTCTCGTTCCTCAGGGCTGGGAAGGCGGGTACCCCGAGATCGTCAAGGAGAACAAGCTCTTCGAGCACTACTATCAGGAACTCAAGATCGTGCCAGAGGGCGAGTGGGACCTGTTCATGGAAGCGCTCAGGGAGCCCCTCCCGGCCACTTTGCGAATTACTGGCTACAAAAGGTAAGGGACCTTGCGGAGCCTTGATTTCCTGGAGTTGGGGTCAGTTCAGGATGACGGTGCCCCCCTCGCCCCGCCAGGCCCCCGGCGAGTGTTGCGGGCCTGGAGAGCTGCTGCTTACCGGCGCTGTGGATTCCAGCGTCTGCACGCCTCGAGGAGGGAGCACAGGGGTCAAACGGAATAGGCCGGGGAGGTGTTGCAGTTCGGGAGGCTAGAAGTCACGAAAATGCAATCTGAGAAAAGGTGGACGCCTGGGCATTCGGGAGCTGAGGATGCCTCCCCTTTGGAACACGTGAGAATTTATGATATTACACAGTTTGTGCGAAACTCCggttctcttgtctttttaaatctctgtggTTCCATCTTTCCGAGATGAGTTGCAAGTAAATATGAACCCTAGGAATATGTAGGGCGGAAGGAATGCAGTAGTAGTCTTTTTAGCTTATCCTTTAGTGATAAAACGAGAGTTGTTTAAACTTTGAAGGGATAGGGTAGAAAGGCATGATGAATGAGGTCTGCTTTCAGCGCAGAGGTGGTTTTAGTTTTAAGACACTTGTCATCTTAGGTTCACAGAagataaaatgtatatttgatcAGATCGCATcaaaacttacttattttttaatagccaCGCAAAGGAGATTCTCCACTGCTTAAAGAACAAGTATTTCAAGGAATTGGAAGACCTGGAGGTGGATGGTCAGAAAGTTGAAGTTCCACAGCCCCTGAGCTGGTAGGTAAAACAGGTCTTCAACCTGATGGAGATTTTTTTGGGATTTTAATCTTTGTCAGCTGACGGCATGTTTTTTTGGCAACATGTTTTCTACCAGCTGAGAGAATCTGAATGTACTTTACAGACATTCTTGTGTGCTTTTACCCAGTGCTTTTTACCCATATTACTTTACTTTACACTAGTGTGCAGCTTTTAATGAATGATTTGCGGCTAAGAGTTACTTGGTTCAGTTAATTTTTGCAAGTTGATCAACCTGTTTCTTTCTGCGATTGTACCACTTCTACCCATTTCCATTTAAACCCCTTGTTTCCTCACTTTGAAACGTTGTCGTGTGGCTCTCCTACCTTCAGCAAAAG encodes:
- the LOC123323966 gene encoding uncharacterized protein LOC123323966, with translation MALRLRRATYKAVAALRRRRGRTVPAGWTRRGTARREAGRPHPRGRSPAPAALRTRDRGLSAELPEPARATSGLLSWGSLLAQGCQCFPSLAALREHGSRRFGRLPRSARGPGSSAGAEPGGPRVPARKSARPTVAGAVRAACAAAWAMGRRARGRRLQQQQQQQQRPTRAENGAEGGGKRQEAGWEGGYPEIVKENKLFEHYYQELKIVPEGEWDLFMEALREPLPATLRITGYKSHAKEILHCLKNKYFKELEDLEVDGQKVEVPQPLS